Part of the Vigna unguiculata cultivar IT97K-499-35 chromosome 3, ASM411807v1, whole genome shotgun sequence genome, GTCCAACTAAAATTATCTTGATATTTATAGTAAATacatatgttaattttatatttatttgtacaCCCTTATACTGAAATATGCAATGAATATCTTTTCattataaacttttaattaatatattatttactctCATCAGGAAGTAACGTTATTAACATTCTAGGATTTGTACCAAACATTGCCgtatattaaatcattttttaaactgTAACagatatttaaatatgatttgttTTTTAGATTATTAGTTAATTGCACATTTGAGTAAGTATGGATGAtttcaaaaatttgtattctaattttgttcaaaaaagtaatattaaactattttgaatttaaaattgattatagaaaatttattttaaaattgatatcaaactgactttaatttttgaaaaatatttagaattcaATACAACTATTTAAATTTGctatatataaacatttaaactttttttaaatataaatttacatgtAATTCCaatccaattatttttattcgaCTGGGTTTCCCCATCCATCTCGACACTAATTTTAGGTCATTTGGGAGGTCGTCGAAGATAATtagcataattaaaaaaaatatacaacaaaatgattgtttttttattaggaaaaaatacataaaaaatttaaaattacatttttgtttGGAGAAACTATTCTGTGAGTAATATCACTTATATATAGATTCATTCACAAGGTGGCATCATctaactaaattattaattatactcATATTAGCCAAATGTATTTAATAATACATGAACACCACATATATATGTTGGCACAAACAATGATGATATATATCTCATGaggaattattttaatttcccCAGTTTGATCTAGAatctatatgttttttttttttaattctatcaaaattttatttgcaGAGAGAAAGAACAGTGTGAATGCAAATTTTATGATAGattactactttttttttctcacaataATAAATTAGAAGAGACATTGTTTCCACGAAATGAAGAATGGTAAATAAAGCTTAGATGCTGCTGATctgaataaaataaagagtgAAGTTCTGAGTTTTCATGCAGAAACCCGTGAGAGATTTTTTTGTTTGACTTTTACTAATGTAAAAGATTAGGACGCAAGTGTGAACGATGGTGCTTCATAGAGAAATTAAGAAGTAACTTAATCACTGTTGGGCACAGCACCCAAATCAGAATCTTTGGTTTTTCTAATAcaaatcaatatataaatttcaattagtCGGTTCAAATTATAAATTCCTTTGCATAACCAACTTTTAGGTCTTACGTAAAACTGAAACGAAAACCAACGTGGGCCTCCtcgttctcttttttttctctattattgtCTGTGGTCGGAAAGCGAGTGAGGCTTTTGTTGTATAAATAGGTAGCTATAGTGCAGCAGAAAAACTGGCACTGCTACCATATATCTTGGAATCAAATAATCAAGGAAGGAAAAAAGAGACATTCTTAATGGGAAGCACAAAAGTGGAATCCTACTTTGTCTTCATGAGCTATGATCCTGAATACGAGAGACTTCGAACTCTTGGGTTCTCTTTTTTCACcacttctcatcctttctttcatCATAGTagtaacaatatatatataatctcacTTCATGCTTTTGTTGTTGGTGGTAGAACAAAGAGAGGGGCACAGGAGCTTGATTTGTACCTTAGTACAAAACATGATGAGGTCTTAGCAAGTACTCTAGAGCCAGGAACCTACAACAAAACATCTTCTTTGGTCATTGTTGATGGTTTTGCAGTAGAAATTACCCAGGATCAGGTAATATAATTCCCTTcctatgttttttctttttaatgtatTTCTAGCATCTAATAATGTTGGTCCTTCTGTGTTAATTTGCCAACATTTTCAAACAGGCTAATGAACTCAGATCTGCAAAAGGAGTGAGGGTTGTGGAGAAAAATGAAGAGCTGGTGTAGTGCATATATCAGTGTTTTGAGGGAAAAGAACTCCATGGTTATTGCTTCATCGAGTTCTCTACTGTCTCTTGTTCAAAGTTTCTCATTTGTGTAATTTGCAACGAAGATGAAAACTCTCTAGGCAACTTTATGTGTTAGTGGAAATTAACTGAGGTAGATTTGATTTTCGTGTGCATGTTTTCAGTCTTCGAAATAACGCAAATAGTTTGTGATTATTATCGGAAGGATAATGATATATTCACAACTAAATGCTACATGCTTCCTTAaccaataaatatattatcgaaataaaaattgtattttgacTCTCATtcttttactttcattttttattttttaatgtgacTTAGTATGGATCATtgattcttcaaaaaaaaaaaataatacgcTAAATCACACTAAATcacatcaaaaattaaaaatgtgaatcaaaatataaaaatcatagtATCATTTTCTTATCAAAATACTCTATGACATTCTAGGAAAAATATGATGTATCTGACGGGAAAACTCATTTAAACACATTTAAGGTAATATGATGAATATTCTACCATATTCTATAACTAAATAATGATATTGtaatacttatttaaatttacagTGTCATGATACAAATAAGTCTCTTACCATTACAAAAAAAGCACTCGTGATATAGACACACGAGCTACAAAACCTCAAAGACCATTTTATCACATTATATCTTCTTGTACAGAAACATCTATAATGTTGATGATATATTAGATTCATATAGTATGCGtacaaaaaataaacagaaTAGAAATTAGTTGAGTAATGTACAAATATAAAAGAACCTGTGTTTTCTTAAAGATTGAGTTGTACATAGTGTTAAATTTACTTGTACCATATAGTTATCGATTAAGGAAGCATGTAACGTGTTTCTTTATGaagaaaaggaaacaaatttCCCCTTCCATCTAAGTTGTTGATGTGAGCCAAAGGAGAAAAAATTTCCTTCCATTCATCGGGTCAAAAGAAATCAAGACTTTCCATTgtcttttgaaaattatttacgGGACAAAAAAAGGTGGGTTGAGAATCAAATGTAAATCTAAATTTTAGATcggataaaaaaaagaatgctGAGCAATATATATGATGggtttatgtatattttttacatatggGTTATGATTTATAGTcatggtcattgagagattgtggttccatGTGATTATATAACATTAgttttacacatataagacatttgacaccacttttatactaaaaccttaaggcaatgttgttatgggtctttattcttatatagggTTTAACTTTGTCATGATGGGTTGtgattatatgacattagtcttacacatataaggcatttgacaccacttttacaccaaaatcttaaggcaatattgttatgggtctttatttttatacattgtttaactttatcttttctatccaatgtgaaaCTTTTAACTCACACTTAGACTATTTCCAACAATATAAGATAAACAATCCACAAatcaattgttttataaaattttaagatgaaGATAGTGTTATTTTCTTATGTGGATTCATTTAGGACTCATCATCGGTATATTTGTTTCCTTAGTAAATCTCTTCTATGGATAGATTTGTCTCTGATTTCAAAGTcgattaaaattgaaactaggCTAAtcaatcacttttttttttaacattgggACTAATGTTATATAAAGTCTACTCCAGGAATGATAACTTCTGAAACGTAAAACGTGAACAACTTATTCTCCTTTATTATCTTTGATTTACTCTTCCAAACACACATTACACAAATTGGTTAACTAAACATGTTTGGAGGTAACCTGTTTTAATGACTTTAATAAGATTACAAAATATAAGTGGAGTCTCTCATGTTGAATACCACATGTGAAATTTGAATTGCTATAATTTGATTACTTTTTACGtaataatagataaattttgggttaaatatgtttttgatcccttaactttcaatgaattttaaaattagttcattttaaaattttggaccaatttagtttttcatatttCGAAATaagtgaatttagtccttttaatcaaattttgttaagtttatttgacatttcaagtgcgtttgataataatatttaacttaatattaaagcaaaaatgtgtcaaacagtataaacaattcaaatacaatcctgaaatgcatacgaaacattaaataaacctaacaaaatttgattaaaaggactagaTCAATGCATCtcgaaagatgaatgattaaattggtcaaaagtttcaaaatagactaattccaaaattcactgaaagttaagggacaaaaacatatttaaccaaaaaaatttCGATAAGTTTCTTACTGGAggttttcttcatcttttttatataatttctctGCCACCTTCCGTGTTCATCTCTTATAACTTTAGGACACTAATTCTTTTAGTTAtaacaaacaaattattaattcaAGTGGTATTCACCTCGAttctattaaataatttttgatttttaaatttctaaattaattagtataaataaaaaaatttgaaaactaatcaAACATATAATTTGAAACATTAATGCAAATATATATGGAGAAGTGTATAAtggaaggaagaagaaaaagaaaagtagaaaTGCAAGTTTGGAAGAGTGGAGTAATATTGGTAATGGTAGCTAGTTATGGTAAAGAAAGAGTACGGCCTAGTGTCATAATTTGATTCCTATTTTCACCAAAGTTCAGAACAAAGCCTGGTCAAAGGGTTATATCATTCACATGCACGCATCACAAACCATacgatttttatttttggtcttCTTACAAAGTCTTTTGGTCACAGGTCATTCATTCATTGTCCatccacaacaaaaataatcacgacttcattttttaccatttaaaGTTAACTTTATgtctttacttttattatgataaaaatctaaatataattaaagtaagaaaaaaaaaggtaaggCTATCAAAATATGGGTTGACTCAGGATTGAACTAAAAAATCTGGGTTGAATTCggattattttttatgagttaaaaattTTGTAGTTTAACTTGATTCATTATTCGATTAAGTTCTCTCACTTtcgaatattttatttttaatatatatatatatatatatatatatattctaatatattaaaaatggattaacttaatttattttttataatattagaaTTAAATTGTTCACTTAATTctctaaatatattattataaagatatatataattttataaacaaataaattaaacattcaaattatttagacattattaaacaatattatagtatttaaaaatatcaaattacaaatatttataattataaatagtaagtaattatagtaaaaaacttatataatgttgtaaaaaaattaataaaatgttgTTATTGGTGGTTACGAATTAACTCATATTTAACTCTGCTCAAACATGTTTAATTCGTAGGTTAAGTGAGTTAGATTCAATTCAATCCACATTTTAAAaagaatgtaaaaaaataataaaatattgttgttgGTAAGATACAGGTCAATCCATCTTCAACTTGACTCAAACCTGGTTAACCTGAATATTAAGTGAGCTGGATTCAGTTCAACGCATatttaaaagaacaaaaatttttCAATCCATTCTGTGATAAACCGAGTTGAGTCATAAATAAGAATCTATTTTGACATCTATAGAAAAAAGTGTTAAATAAatagaagataaaaataaacaagttaaACGAgttgtaaagaaagaaaatatataaacacaagATTATACATTAAACTCACTATGCATTGATAGAAGTTAGTTAGTTtaaataaagatagaaaaatGAGTGTTGGTAGGGGTCCCTTACATGAATAGTGGTAGGTTAGTGAGAGAATGACCCATGTAAGGCAAGCGTAGCAGAATCTTGTATTTGTGTAGCATTTCCTGCAAGTACAGGGCACTAGGGGGACAAGGGCGTGCACCTACAACCACACTCTCACTTTATTGCGTTTCAACATTCAAATCTTTTTCAAGACCTCAAATCTTGAACTCAACATCATCCTTCTAAGTGCTagcaaaatcaatttcaatccaaaaaataattaactctcGCTTTATTTTATGTTGCCCCCATGAATTCAAATGGCTCCTATTTGTAAAAGGgtgaaaaaaacaaacattGATTTCCCTTAAAATCTAATAGGTTTTTGGAGGAGAGTCACGAGTTAGATTTGGTAtccatataaatttttttaagatatcaCTCTAAACTcaacattcaaaataataaatgtatcggtatttttagttatatattgtTTATCTCACTTATTTTTACAAGATTGAGACTTGACTATAAAGAATACTTAAactttaggattttttttatccacGTATGTGGTTCAAACCGTCACAAGATAAAACACAAACTCTGATTGTTTGGTTTTTTAAGAGAATACATAAGATAAATTCAACACCAAATAAATGTGAATAAttccatataaaaaataaaaaaacatcatttttctattcaaatcattaaaataatgcGTTGATGACCCTTTTacttactttatatatatatatatatatatatatatatatatatatatatatatatcctcttgtttatttttatctcacgtaaaacttttaatttaccttaaatcatttttcacttATCTTAAATCTCTTGCTTATTAACGAGAGTTTCAGAGTCtataatattcttatttaattctctccataaaaaaatgtatacttaagatatttttttccttGAGTTTTGAACGAGACTTTATAAGGCGATCAGTGGTtttgaaaataagataaatagtTCATTGAAAAAGGTATAGAAAAGTGTAAAGCGACCACAAGTTGCTTAAATCTAATTTGTCTTCAATTTTATGTATCATTAACGAATTAGTTTTAGTGGTATATGTTTAGAGCTTTTAGCAATAGATGGGccaaaaatgaaatttactaaAATGAGGgtgaaacaaaatataataaaatatttactccGTCCTTTGAATGTTGTgatgatgaaataaaatatatatatttttttatttcattgtcGTCGTATTTCTATGTTACCTATGTTctaaaaattctaaattatttaCCTCTTGTTCAGAAATTACAGAAAAAAAGAAGCTGAAAAGGCATTGTACAAACATGTGGTAGGCTGGGTGAGAGAAAACAAGCACCAAGAActcaagaaattaaaaaggGAAAAGAGAGTAATCTTGGTGAGAGAAAATATCGTAGCACAGCAAAAGGCTTTCGAAAAAAAAGTTAAGgtgatgaaaatatttattcacttcaatttttaaattaaatattaaatatgtttttagttaataaagttgaataacaattaaaattaaaattaaaaaataaattttaagtttaattgaaCTTACTAATttgtaaaatgatatatatatatatatatatatatatatatatatatatatatatatatatatatatattctaaattgatTCTATTAATTTACGTAGGACTTCTAACTTAACATGTCAAATCGGTTCAAACAacttaaacaatattttaaaatacgtTTCACacgttaaataattaatataactttGAGTTacatgattatatttatttataaaatttgagaagtttaaaacaaagttgaatctcaatttgatatctatttttaatcctttaaattactttaaattatgtaaaactTGTACACATACTAAAACACAAGCCAATTCTGACTTTTGTTGTGGGAGAAGTtccatgcaagaacatgaatgaagaaagatgaaaaaaaatcaaagatggTATCTGTTTTTGTGTGTTGAATAATGTCTGTTTACAGAAAAAGGTGAGCATGAAAACAGAGGAAAGAACTTGGGTATGAATGTGTGAAGTTGAGAAACAAGTTGAGTAAATAGCAACAAGAAGAAAGGTGATAGATAGATAAGTCCTTAACTTGTGATACACATGCATAAGGAGTAGCTTACTTACTCCTCCCCCAGGGGCCTCTGTTTGGACCCAAATGGTTACAACACATTTGGATGATTCAAAGGAGAAGCCCTTGAGGGAGAGTCAACAAACAACCCCTTCATTCTCTTCTTATTTCCTTCAAGGCTTCTCAGAAACCCCTTTTATAATGCAAAAAACAGAAGCTGTGAAAGAATGTTGTGGTTGACTTTTATTATGTGGGACCTCCATATCTTAGCACTTAAAAGTTTTTGTGTGAAGATAAgaacaagaaagaaagaagacaCTGATTAAACCATGCATGAGAATAATGAATAAGATAGGATTGGCCTTAGAAACGAAGAAGGGTAGAAACACAGAATATATCAGCTTGCAATGCATTCCTCAAAAGCATCTTATAATACAATTCATCTTTGACATTCCAACCTGTCTTGTCTCCATTTTCCTGTTTCCAAACTCCTCTTTCACGTCTAATTTTTGTGCACTTTGGCTAATCTTTAAATTACAAGGACATCAATcaattattcattcatttagtaCAAAAAATCAGCATTAACCAATCGATTCGATTTCTaacatcataaaattatataatttcagACTCCGAATATCACACCCATGATTGTTTCAAAACCAGATATTCTTATAACAAAAAATTCCGAAATTAATCGTTAAAATATGAATGAAGTGCCATAAAGTGTAAGTTCTCTATCTGCAAATGTTGCTATATTGAAATAATGAGAAATTAAACCCCAACCTACACTTAAAGGCGTAAATTACTATTCTCTTATGATTAACTTTCTTCTTGAATTTGATAACTTCTAATCTTTTgcttatatataaattgatttacTCATAACAAAATTAGTATCATTGAAGTTGGAAATTCAACcgataaatattttctaaagttataaataaaatagttaaataaaactatttagcatttttttttgttatatttaaaaaaaaaaaagataaagctTTCCAAAACACGGAAGTACAGTGCAATCTACATTTGGCGGgaaaattagtatttaataGTGTAGACAGTTAAATTTCGCGGGGTTAGGGTTGCAAGACACAAGTGGTTTCTGATTCACTGGTGGATTTCTCTGTTACCAAGGCATGGATTTGTCACGACCTGCAAAACGCCATCGTCAGAACAAAGACGGTGAGAGTGAAGCACTGACGTTGTCGCCGGTGGTTATCTTCGCTCACGGTGCTGGTACTCCTTCGTCTTCTGATTGGATGCAAAGGTTACtctattaataaaattgaaaaaagggTTAAATCTTATTCTAAGTGTTATTATTAAAGATgcatctccattttttttttatagatggAAGAATATGTTAAAAGAGGCACTGCAAGCTGTTGATGTTGTCACTTTTGACTATCCTTGTGAGTTTGTTTCTTCTGTATTGCATTATTTTTACTGCCATTAAAACACGCTTAAACCTAAAGCAAAAATTTACTAGTACAAATTATCACTGCTCATAACGTTATTgactctgtttttttttttttttctaatttgtttttgtatataaatttgtGACCTGTGAGTGATCTCTAGTGGAGTGAACCTCCTAATGATTGTGTTGTGTGAACTCTGAAGTGACTTTAATGTGTTTGTCACTCGCTAGACATGTCTGGAAAAAAGAGGGCTCCTCCTAAGGCTGAAAAACTTGTGGAGTTTCACTCAAACATTGTCAAGGAAACCGCAACTAAGTACCCTGGTCATCCCGTGGTACTTGCAGGCAAATCAATGGGTTCAAGGTAGGTTCTACTATATCTTTTATTGAAATGTACATGTTGGAATTGTCGGTTAGAGGAATTGAGGAACACGTAATGAAgactttaataatattttctgaGTGTTGTGATCTGCTACAATGTGACGATGTTGTTCATAAGATCTGGCACTTAGCCTCACCAAATAATAACTAAACAGTGATGCATACATGATATATTAGGAAATATGGGAACTAGAAAAACGAAGAAATCGTAAGAGATCAactaaaaaatacattaaaaatattctgAGATATCTTTCAGATGTTGGACATATATTTTTGCCTGAGGATGTCCCATTATGATGATTGGTGTCAAGTTATTTGCGATTTGATGGATCTTGCAATTTTTTGATTGTAGAGTTGGTTGCATGGTGGCAAGCATGGAAGACATTAATGTTTCTGCTGTAGTATGCTTGGGCTACCCATTAAAGGTTTGATGTTCCTTTTTAGACTTCATGCCAATCTTTTTCACTACAGTATAAACTGATTGCGTATggtttttttctccttttgccttGGGGGTAGTAAGAGTACAGAATAAGGTTTCCAACTATTTGTCTATCTTAGGGTATTCTCCTTgcttcattttatattttctacataATCCAAAATCCACTTATTCCTTTTTGTTGTCATGAATCTGTACTGTTGTGAATATGCCCCGTTCATAAGGCATTTTTCTTACTATGTCATTTTGGTCTTACGCTAACcatcttaaataaaattgatcaaTTTAGTTGATGAAATTGTCCTCCATGGAGCATGTGATGTAGAACTCTGAATCCAATAACCTTTACTATGCTATTCCTTtgaatattttccttttctttcctttctggCATGCTGTATCCATTTGCACTTTTCATACTCAGTTTTCTATTTGAGCAATTGTTGGTATGTGTCAAGAGCAAGCTGTTACGATAGCCTAcattaattgtaaattttttatttattgcgtTTTAATTAGTtgagattttgttttaatattaggaAGAttgtaataagaataaaatccCGTAGTTATAGGGATTTATTCTTTCTAAGTATATGGTCTGttacatatgtatatgtttaaATAGGTCAATTGACCTAATAATCATCAATAAGGAATAAAGCAATTATTCCCTTCTGTTTGCaagatggtatcagagctcctGATCCTAGGAGTCTCTGACCGTATCCCAAAACAGTGAATCGCAGTTGTCACTGTTGCGCAGTCTTTACCCATTCTGTTTCACCGCTGcctctgttttttcttttttttcccacTGCAGCCTTCAAcgctgtttttatttattactgcAGCCCATTGCTGCATCTTCAAGCAGTCTTCATCACTCTGCGATTGTCTTCCTGCAGCCTTCATTGCTGCACTTTATTTTTCCCATTCCTTTATTCTTGCTGCTATGGCTGAGGCAGTGAATTCTATCCCTGATTCAGGTGACAAATTCGTCCCTAATAATGGAGAATTGCAGAATATTCACTCTGCATACAGATTCAACGGAAAGAACTATCTTAAGTGGTCCCAACTTACACGAACCATATTAAAAGGCAAAGGCAAGGGCAGTCATCTTACAGAAAATCCTCCTAGTGAAACAGAAACTAGATTCAGATCatgggaagaagaagattcaatGATTATGGCGTGGCTTTGGAATTCTATGATACCTGAGATTAGTGACACGTGTATGTTTCTAAACTCAGCCAAAGAGATTTGGGAGGCAGTCGAACAAACCTACTCAAAGGCTAAGGATGCTGCCCAAATATATGAAGTGAAGGTAAAAACTGTGGGAGCTAAACAAGGCAATAAATCTGTCACAGAATATGCTAATCAGCTCAAGTCCTTGTGGATGGAATTGGATCATTATCGTGTGATAAAAGCAAAGTGTTCAGAGGATTCAGTTCTACTCAATGAGTATATTGAGCAAGACCGTGTATATGATTTCCTGGTGGGCCTAAATCCTGAATATGATCAGGTTCGGATTCAAATTCTAGGCAAAGAAAGAGTTCCAAGTCTGAATGAAGTCATAGCCATTATCCGAAGTGAGGAAAGTAGAAGAAATCTGATGTTGGAAATTCCTACTGCTGAGAGTACCGCAATGAAGGTAGAAGATGGAGCGGCAATGGTGGTTAACCAAAAGAAGAATATTTTTCCAGCAGGggaaaagaaacaagaagaagTGTGGTGTTCTTATTGCAAGAAACCACGTCACACAAAGGAGAAGTGTTGGAAACTAAATGGGAAACCACCAAACCGAGAATGGGGCAGCCAAAGATTTCATACCCAAAAGAGGGGAGGCCAAGGACAAGTAAATTTTGTAATCGGACAGAATGAAGAGATGGGGCAACTGAATCACGAAGAAATAGAAAGAGTAAGATCCTTTCTAAGTAAGATGGACAAGTCTACAGGTATGTGTACCTTGATACATTCTGGTAAGATTCCATATTCTCTTGGCTTTAATGTTTCAGATACAAACT contains:
- the LOC114179645 gene encoding subtilisin-like protease SBT2.4; its protein translation is MGSTKVESYFVFMSYDPEYERLRTLGTKRGAQELDLYLSTKHDEVLASTLEPGTYNKTSSLVIVDGFAVEITQDQANELRSAKGVRVVEKNEELV
- the LOC114176119 gene encoding KAT8 regulatory NSL complex subunit 3; the encoded protein is MDLSRPAKRHRQNKDGESEALTLSPVVIFAHGAGTPSSSDWMQRWKNMLKEALQAVDVVTFDYPYMSGKKRAPPKAEKLVEFHSNIVKETATKYPGHPVVLAGKSMGSRVGCMVASMEDINVSAVVCLGYPLKGINGAVRDETLLQLTIPTMFVQGSKDGLCPLEKLEATRKKMKAPNDLHVIDGGDHSFKIGKKHLQASNSSQDEAEEAAVQAIAAFISRSLEG